In Strigops habroptila isolate Jane chromosome 6, bStrHab1.2.pri, whole genome shotgun sequence, a single genomic region encodes these proteins:
- the SERTAD2 gene encoding SERTA domain-containing protein 2 translates to MLGKGGKRKFDEHEDGLEGKVVSPTDGPSKVSYTLQRQTIFNISLMKLYNHRPLTEPSLQKTVLINNMLRRIQEELKQEGSLRPVFVTASQPADPLSDNFREAQPAFSHLASQPLLPTDFVSTMPLESCLTPASLLEDDTFCTSPTVQHDGPTKPPPPALQPVKDSFSSALDEIEELCPAPTSAEAVAAQTAADDSKDHPSESNVQKPEGLPESRTAESKLMDSLPGNFEITASTGFLTDLTLDDILFADIDTSMYDFDPCTSATGAASKMAPVSADELLKTLAPYSSQPVTPNQPFKMDLTELDHIMEVLVGS, encoded by the coding sequence atgttggggaaaggaggaaagcgGAAGTTTGACGAGCATGAAGATGGGTTGGAAGGCAAAGTGGTGTCTCCTACTGACGGTCCCTCTAAGGTGTCTTACACCTTACAGCGTCAGACTATCTTCAACATTTCCCTTATGAAACTTTATAACCACAGGCCATTAACTGAGCCAAGCTTGcaaaagacagttttaattAACAACATGTTGAGGCGAATCCAGGAAGAACTCAAACAAGAAGGCAGCTTAAGGCCCGTGTTTGTGACCGCTTCGCAGCCTGCCGACCCTCTCAGCGACAACTTCCGCGAGGCGCAGCCGGCGTTCAGCCACCTCGCCTCCCAGCCCCTTCTCCCCACTGACTTCGTAAGCACTATGCCCCTGGAGTCCTGCCTCACCCCAGCCTCTTTGCTCGAGGACGACACTTTTTGCACTTCCCCGACTGTCCAGCACGATGGTCCGACAAAAccaccacctcctgctctcCAACCAGTAAAGGACAGCTTCTCCTCAGCCTTGGACGAAATCGAGGAGCTTTGTCCAGCACCTACCTCCGCAGAGGCAGTAGCAGCCCAAACAGCAGCCGATGACTCTAAAGATCACCCAAGCGAGTCCAATGTTCAAAAGCCCGAGGGCCTCCCGGAGAGCAGAACGGCTGAATCCAAACTTATGGACTCGCTACCTGGCAACTTTGAGATAACAGCTTCCACAGGGTTCCTCACAGACTTGACCCTGGATGATATCCTGTTCGCTGACATTGATACGTCCATGTATGATTTTGACCCCTGCACGTCTGCCACGGGGGCTGCCTCAAAAATGGCTCCTGTCTCAGCAGATGAGCTCCTAAAAACTCTCGCTCCGTACAGCAGTCAACCAGTAACTCCAAATCAGCCTTTCAAAATGGACCTCACAGAACTGGATCACATCATGGAGGTGCTTGTTGGGTCTTAA